TTACGACACTCAACGTGTGAATTATGGCCGTTGTCACCgttggaaaaaaggcactggatgTCAGCAAGTCACTAGATGAGGAAGTTTTGAAGTTGGCTCCCAAGAAACGAGTAAAAGAGGTTCTTGATGAAGACACCTTTGCAGAGGTACGACTCCAGTCTCCACTTGTAATACTATTATACTATAgacacaggcacgtgaaaataagagcaagagcgcccccccccccccggccccccACTATGACTAGCACTGCTCTCCCCTCGACTTACAAATACGATCCTACTGACAATGTGTTAAACAATGGGAAAGATATTGGCAGGTGCAGTGAGCTCTTATTTTTACAATTACATACATTCGCGAAATAACACTACGTACAAAATCATGGGTTATAGGGCCTAAGGCCTCAATGTTGATTCTCAATAAAtctccatgtcatgatgtcatggCCAAAAGACGTGGAATTTTGGAAGTACAAAGTAATGCCTCTGGTATTACAGAAGCACGAACCGGTACATGTAGGAATTGGACTTCCTTACTATTCCCTCGTCGTTTCCATTTACTTAATatcaatcaatgtttttctcTCTGCAGGATGTTGAAAAAATCATTCAGCGGGATTATTTCCCTGACTTGGCTAAGCTACAGGCCCAATCTGATTTCGTTGAAGcacaagaaaaaaatgataGAGAAAAAATGAGATCTTTGATGATCAAATATGGCCCAAAAAGACAAAGACCTGGCACTGACAAATCAGTATGTGAGTATCCAGACATGACAGGAAGACTACTTGAGTCATAAGTTTCATGATGAAGCTCATGTAGTCCTCAGAGTCAGATCAAACAATATTCATGTAATGATCTATACCATGAGATGTTTCCTCACAAAGCTGTACAATAAATTTAATCTAATTCGATTTGAAGTTGTATTCTAAAGTCTTGTTTAATAAATTGCAGATTTCACTCCGTCAACATTTGAAACACCAGAATTGGATCTCCGTAAATCTCCAACTAGCAAATCTCAGCCTGAGGACAATGATATTGATAGTGCTCTGAAGAAGTCTGATTTGGAGGAGACGCATAACCCAGAAAAAGTACCCGAACGAGATAAAGGtattagtattacatgtacatgtatgaaaatatGTTCATTGTCACAAGTGACTCAAtaattacattacattacattactgGCAACTAAAGTTGAAAGTTTCATCAGAGGTGAGCTTTTATAGGACAAGGATTTTACAGGTAAACATTGACAGAAGATATTTATACATTTTAATTTTTCGGGCTGTATgcagataaaaataaattgggtacatttacattttgtacgtTTATGTTGGAATATTTTTTCAGATGACGAACGGGTCAGCAAATCATTGGATGCGTATTTGGCCAAGAATACCAGTGAAGACAATGCATCGTTCGAAGAGATTCTGCAAGAAAATGCTCTTGCACATCAAGCTAAACATGGATGGCTGTATGAGCAAGAGAAAGAAAAGGACATGGTAGGTAAATGCCCTTAAACATAAACTAAAACATGCATACTTGTGTTTGAGCAACATCAAGGTCATCATAAGATACTGTAGCATTATTCATCAAGGACTGTCAAGATGGTCCAAATTAAGAGGCTTGAAAGAAAACTTCCTGAGTTGTGGTGGGGAAATTCCATCCTGACAAGAATTTGTGTAATAATGTATGTTCATTGTGCTGATTCGTCCTTTCTGTCATGACAGGACCAGCAGGCAGCCCTAGCTTTACCAAGTATTGAGCAGCAGGCTATCACGACTGGATCAAACCCTCTCAACTCGTGGAAGTACACTTCAAGGAATGCTCTGATGTATGTTCCGGATGGTAAGTGAAAAAGTGTTACTTTTGTCCAACTATAGCATCAGAAGGAGTCTCTAACTCCGAACGGACATGTTAACAGAAGTCTTCGTTGGTCAAATCATGCATCTATTCTGCTAGCTGGTGGCACCTGCcctaatatttcaaaattttccttcTTTCACAGGCGTGGAAAAAAGTGTTGTGGAGAAAATCCAGGAACAAAAAGCCAAACGTCGAGAGATCGTCCGACAAAACACAAGATTTAAACAGAATCCTTTCAACATTGCCTTAAATAAGACGAGCATTGCGAGCGCTGCTGCAGCACAGGCTATTGCCAGGCAGGGCAAGTTAGGCGTTGATGGCAAGGAGGTATTACCTGATACCGAACCCAGGGTCAATGGGTTTGGGTTTATGGGTACCCCATCTCCTGCTCCAGGTACGTAGgtcacagtggaacctctattGAGACACCCTCGATGTTAGATGTTAGATCTTTATCTGACATTGTCTCATGATCAACATGTGAGACATTCACCTGAACAGGTTGTGATTGGTTGATTGTGACAATTGTCTCTGTTTGTGATAAAGAGGGATCTTAAACATAAAGAAAACAagactacatacatgtaacattatGAAGCAAAATTGTCCTATCTTTCAGGTGTGGATGCATCGCCCTTAATGACATGGGGAGAGATAGATGGTACACCCTTCAGGCTCGACGGGACGGACTCGCCAGTTGTCCATACTCCAGGCCCAACATTTAGGATaccaaagataccaaaaagagACCAGATTGCATTTGATTTAGCTGAGAAAGCCAGCAAGGCGCACAGAGCAAAGAAAGAACGTGCCATAAAGACTGTTACTGCCGGGTTAGCAAGGTAAGAGTATTTTCAGTTGTTGAAATTCCTGTTTAGAATATACATAGGTCTACGGCAATGAAACACAACTGTACTGACAGAGAGTACAGTAGAATTTATCAATTAGTCTACTAAATCACCAAATGCACTCTAGACATTGACAGTGAATTTGGTGCCATGAATGATATGTATCTCATGCACCTTAATATTTTCCAGTATTCGCCTCTAACTTATTTTTTCCATCTCTGTTTCAGTCCTTCACCTAAATTCGGCTCAGTTAGTTCAACAGAGCGCTTAAAAACTTTGTCGCCAGCGGCACAGAGACTAGCCAGTAGTAAACTTGGTATTCGGACTCATACAGACAAAGCCCTGAGGGCAAGTTACACTCCGTCTCCAACACACAGATCTGGAGACAGGACACCCAGTTTAAAGGGGACGCCTACGCCTACGTCATCTCGTTCGACGAGGACGCCAAGGAATCTTGTGTCGCCAAAGACAACGCCTAAACGAACTTCAGATCTTTCTTCATTGACTGACAACTTGTTAAATTTACCTACAAAGCAGGCAAAACGACAAAAGGCTGCAGACTTCTTCTAATTTTGTAGATTATGCTATCAAAGGATTACATCAACAAGAGAAGTCAACATAAGTTGAACTGTGTTTGTTAACCGTGGCGTTTATGTTGATGAAAAGGACAATATTGTGTACCCCACTGCCGGGCAGACAACCCTTCAGTGAGAGTCcgctttacaatacatgtacatatactagAAAATAGCATGAAATAACATGGAAGGGAAATATCCTATCACTTTTTTATGTGCGGAAATAAATTATTTGTTGGAAAAATACTTCATCttcttttttattatttctAAGCAGTGTCCAGATTCAGCGCCAGTGGTTGGTGTCCTGCTCTTTGTCTGCAATCTCTTGTCACAGAGTTTGACACCGCTCGTTGTTATTAGTGATTGAGATGGTCGCTTCATATATGCTTGACACCGCTCGTTGTTATTAGTGATTGAGATGGTCGCTTCATATATGCCTCTGCCAACAATGACACAAGACTTGCATTGATTAGCAAACTTTCCCGCTTTCATGGATGTTCCTGGGGTCTCATGATGAGGTGTGACTATTACAGCACAATCACAGACTATGAGGGTCTCATAATAGAATGCCTCTGCATGGAGGACGATGTCCTCTCTAGAATTCAAATGACAGACATGAGTCCAGACACCACCTTGCATAGTTACTAGGGCAGATGGTAGGAAGAAGTTGGATGTCCTACAGCTTCAATCGCTGACTGTGGGGTCCTGTCGAAAAATGTCTCGGCAAACTTATGCAGGACATCTTCTCTAGAATTCAAATGAAAGACTCATTCAGCCCAGAGTTTACCTTGCAGTTATTGATACAATACCTATATATAAGATGATAAGATCTGCCATGGCCAACACCCATTGCTTGGAATGGGGACAAGAATTACACTGACAGGCTGGCAAGGACAATTGTATCTAAAAATTGTATACAGTGACACATCCTGTTAGAGACATCTCTGCAAGAGGACTATAGGGTCTCTGAATGGCATACAGTGACACATGCTGTTTGAGACATTTCTGCAAGGACTATGGGGTCTTAAGAATGGTATGCAGTCCACATCCCATTGAAGAGAGACATCATTGCAAAGACTCAGGTATAGGAATGGTGTGCAGTGACACATCGTTTTAGAGACACCTCTGAAAGGACTACGGGTCTAAGAATGGTATACAGTACAGTGCACATCCCATTTGAGACATCTCTGAAAGGACTACGGGGTCTAAGAATGGTATACAGTGCACATCCCGTTTGAGACATCTCTGAAAGGAATATGGAGTCTAAAGAATAGTATACCATGCACATCCCGTTTGAGATATCTCTGGAAGGACTATGGCGTCTGTAAttagtgaatggaggagactggtgaaagagtctagtcTAAGAATGGTATACAGTGCACATCCCGTTTGAGACATCTCTGGAAGGACTATGGAGTCTGttatgagtgaatggaggagactggtgaaagagtctagtcTAAGAATGGTATACCATGCACATCCCGTTTGAGACATCTCTGGAAGGACTATGGAGTCTGttatgagtgaatggaggagactggtgaaagagtctagtcTAAGAATGGTATACAGTGCACATCCCGTTTGAGACATCTCTGGAAGAACTATGGGAT
This is a stretch of genomic DNA from Lineus longissimus chromosome 2, tnLinLong1.2, whole genome shotgun sequence. It encodes these proteins:
- the LOC135482835 gene encoding splicing factor ESS-2 homolog; translation: MAVVTVGKKALDVSKSLDEEVLKLAPKKRVKEVLDEDTFAEDVEKIIQRDYFPDLAKLQAQSDFVEAQEKNDREKMRSLMIKYGPKRQRPGTDKSVYFTPSTFETPELDLRKSPTSKSQPEDNDIDSALKKSDLEETHNPEKVPERDKDDERVSKSLDAYLAKNTSEDNASFEEILQENALAHQAKHGWLYEQEKEKDMDQQAALALPSIEQQAITTGSNPLNSWKYTSRNALMYVPDGVEKSVVEKIQEQKAKRREIVRQNTRFKQNPFNIALNKTSIASAAAAQAIARQGKLGVDGKEVLPDTEPRVNGFGFMGTPSPAPGVDASPLMTWGEIDGTPFRLDGTDSPVVHTPGPTFRIPKIPKRDQIAFDLAEKASKAHRAKKERAIKTVTAGLASPSPKFGSVSSTERLKTLSPAAQRLASSKLGIRTHTDKALRASYTPSPTHRSGDRTPSLKGTPTPTSSRSTRTPRNLVSPKTTPKRTSDLSSLTDNLLNLPTKQAKRQKAADFF